The Rhodococcus triatomae genome includes a window with the following:
- a CDS encoding HAD family hydrolase, with protein sequence MIDAVVFDFSGTLFRLEPNERWDGLFRDEHGRELDADTQSTIMTRMTAPVGTDVPMDEATAEAWERRDLDPALHRVAYLHILQQSGVTDPDLREAIYSLATDPDGWTPYPDTGAVLQQVHDAGVRVAVLSNIAFDARRAFASRGWDRWVDVFVLSFEVGAVKPDERIFEIAAERLGTAPTRALMVGDSAEADGAARHLGYEFVLVEPVPTRERPRGLLDAVAPYLPTRAPD encoded by the coding sequence ATGATCGACGCCGTCGTCTTCGACTTCTCGGGAACCCTCTTCCGCCTCGAGCCGAACGAGAGATGGGACGGGTTGTTCCGCGACGAGCACGGACGAGAGCTCGACGCGGACACGCAGTCGACGATCATGACGCGGATGACGGCACCGGTGGGTACGGATGTGCCGATGGACGAGGCGACGGCCGAGGCGTGGGAGCGTCGCGACCTCGATCCTGCCCTCCATCGGGTCGCCTACCTGCACATACTGCAGCAGTCGGGGGTGACGGACCCGGATCTGCGCGAGGCGATCTACTCGTTGGCGACCGACCCGGACGGCTGGACGCCGTATCCCGACACCGGTGCGGTGCTGCAGCAGGTCCACGACGCGGGAGTGCGCGTGGCCGTGTTGAGCAACATCGCGTTCGATGCGCGGCGTGCGTTCGCCTCGCGCGGATGGGATCGCTGGGTGGACGTGTTCGTCCTGTCCTTCGAGGTCGGTGCGGTCAAGCCGGACGAGCGAATCTTCGAGATCGCGGCGGAGCGACTCGGAACGGCTCCCACTCGCGCACTCATGGTGGGTGACAGCGCCGAGGCGGACGGGGCCGCCCGGCACCTCGGCTACGAGTTCGTCTTGGTGGAGCCGGTTCCGACGCGGGAACGACCCCGCGGACTACTCGATGCAGTCGCGCCGTACCTGCCGACTCGCGCGCCGGACTGA